The Toxoplasma gondii ME49 chromosome XII, whole genome shotgun sequence genome includes a region encoding these proteins:
- a CDS encoding Toxoplasma gondii family D protein (encoded by transcript TGME49_277572~Signal peptide predicted by SignalP 2.0 HMM (probability 0.990) with cleavage site probability 0.913 at residue 24), giving the protein MVRLLASTLVPLAAGLACLSGANAKGVPPPPPVVQEVCETVPYQVQATCYKDVTKKKPYSCPETMEKEVCKNVPVQVPDTCYKQTMQRVPYSCPKTQYKTECYEVPNTCKKTEYNTETFECGKEVCKKVPVEVPDTCYKTVMEKEAYPCTKSKAEQFCSEVPYTVNKTCYKEDSKTVPYACTKTEYKKQCHQVPFQVDNTCYKTVMKPEEYKCSKTTYEDSCTDVAVQVPDTCYRTVDQKKAYKCKKTLTKNQCTKVPVQVPSTCTKTVMSKEAYDCSKTEFRTECTDEVEQVPCMGKECKLRQLKKKRVCRQVPFTSKNVCYKNVPTEQTYKCSKTEYQEQCEEVPYEVPDTCYETVQVQQPYKCSKTEYKQSCKKVPVQVPDVCTRQVPTKEPYSCPKTEYKQECEDVPVQVPDTCHKQVPIKVPYSCPETKYRTKCETKMVPFEDTCYKSVPRKQPYKCSKTTMEKQCEYVPKTCSKKVPTEVEYPCPRKECKKVPFEVDHTCYKNVPSKEAYKCSKTVMENQCSTQSYTVPKTCYREDVKQQAYPCYETKYRTQCKSKKSMPAPMPMSKSVPVIATKGGM; this is encoded by the coding sequence TCCACTCTGGTGCCGCTGGCGGCAGGTCTCGCCTGCTTGTCTGGCGCGAATGCTAAGGGTgttcctccgcctccaccCGTGGTCCAAGAAGTGTGCGAGACTGTTCCGTACCAAGTTCAGGCGACTTGCTACAAGGATgtgacaaagaagaagccgTATTCCTGTCCAGAAACTATGGAAAAGGAGGTTTGCAAAAACGTTCCGGTTCAAGTGCCGGACACCTGCTACAAGCAGACAATGCAGCGGGTCCCGTACTCGTGCCCTAAGACTCAGTACAAGACCGAATGCTACGAGGTGCCGAACACGTGCAAAAAGACCGAGTACAACACCGAGACCTTTGAGTGCGGCAAGGAGGTTTGCAAGAAGGTCCCGGTCGAGGTTCCCGACACTTGCTACAAAACCGTGATGGAGAAGGAGGCTTATCCGTGCACGAAGTCGAAGGCCGAGCAATTTTGCTCCGAAGTGCCCTACACTGTCAACAAGACATGCTACAAGGAAGACTCCAAGACGGTGCcgtatgcatgcacgaagACTGAATACAAGAAGCAGTGCCACCAAGTGCCGTTCCAGGTCGACAACACCTGTTACAAGACCGTGATGAAGCCGGAGGAGTACAAGTGCAGCAAAACCACGTACGAAGACAGCTGCACCGATGTCGCTGTCCAGGTCCCCGACACCTGCTACCGCACTGTCGATCAGAAGAAGGCTTACAAGTGCAAGAAAACGCTGACGAAAAACCAATGCACGAAGGTTCCAGTCCAGGTTCCAAGCACATGCACGAAGACGGTGATGTCAAAGGAGGCGTACGACTGCTCGAAGACCGAGTTCCGCACCGAGTGCACCGACGAAGTCGAGCAAGTCCCGTGCATGGGCAAAGAGTGCAAGCTGCgccagctgaagaagaagcgcgtctGCAGGCAGGTCCCGTTCACCAGCAAGAACGTCTGCTACAAAAATGTGCCCACGGAGCAGACGTACAAGTGCAGCAAGACTGAGTACCAGGAGCAGTGCGAAGAGGTCCCGTACGAGGTTCCCGACACCTGCTATGAGACTGTGCAAGTCCAGCAGCCGTACAAGTGCTCGAAAACCGAGTACAAACAGTCCTGCAAGAAGGTTCCCGTCCAAGTTCCCGACGTCTGCACCCGCCAAGTGCCCACAAAGGAACCGTACTCCTGCCCTAAGACAGAGTACAAGCAAGAGTGCGAAGACGTTCCCGTTCAGGTACCAGACACCTGCCACAAGCAGGTTCCGATCAAGGTCCCGTACAGCTGCCCGGAGACCAAGTACCGCACGAAATGCGAAACCAAGATGGTGCCATTCGAGGACACTTGCTACAAGTCTGTCCCGCGCAAGCAGCCGTACAAATGCTCCAAGACGACCATGGAGAAACAGTGCGAGTATGTCCCCAAGACCTGCAGCAAGAAGGTCCCGACCGAAGTCGAGTACCCCTGCCCCCGAAAGGAGTGCAAGAAGGTGCCATTCGAGGTCGACCACACGTGCTACAAGAACGTCCCCTCCAAGGAGGCCTACAAATGCTCCAAAACCGTTATGGAAAACCAATGCTCCACACAGTCTTACACGGTCCCCAAGACTTGCTACCGCGAGGACGTGAAACAGCAAGCGTACCCGTGCTACGAGACCAAGTACAGGACTCAGTgcaagtcgaagaagagcatGCCAGCTCCGATGCCGATGTCCAAGTCAGTGCCCGTCATCGCCACCAAGGGTGGGATGTAA